From a region of the Actinopolymorpha singaporensis genome:
- a CDS encoding SigB/SigF/SigG family RNA polymerase sigma factor, with protein MATSTTAASAVPARKRTARSSHISATESIRQARMALAANPPSDTEPDSESSTHDAAATSAARKDADRRNARSGTRSQLVLDHIGLARNLASRYAGRGEPLEELHQVAMVGLVLAADRFDPERGTSFSTFAVPTILGELRRHFRDHCWSVRIPRRLHDLHRAVRQANEDMANTLRRPPTVSELAEELDVREEDILQAQESAGAYSALSLESPVDSGEPDADTLGDLIGHDDSNVEYIENREAVRRVIPHVPERERRILYLTYFRERTQAQIAAEFGISQMQVSRLLATTLSNIRSAVIEDKGVPTNWPTPRQKAS; from the coding sequence ATGGCCACCAGCACCACGGCCGCATCAGCGGTCCCCGCCCGCAAGCGAACCGCCCGCTCTTCGCACATCTCCGCGACCGAGAGCATCCGCCAGGCGCGCATGGCGCTCGCCGCCAACCCCCCGTCCGACACCGAGCCCGACAGCGAGTCCAGCACCCACGACGCCGCCGCAACTTCCGCGGCCAGGAAGGACGCCGACCGAAGGAACGCCCGTTCGGGCACCCGTTCCCAGCTGGTTCTCGACCACATCGGCCTGGCCAGAAACCTCGCGTCCCGTTACGCCGGACGCGGCGAGCCGCTCGAGGAGCTCCACCAGGTGGCCATGGTCGGTCTCGTCCTGGCCGCCGACCGGTTCGACCCGGAGAGAGGCACCAGCTTCAGCACCTTCGCCGTGCCGACGATCCTCGGTGAGCTTCGCCGGCACTTCCGCGACCACTGTTGGTCAGTACGAATTCCGCGCCGGCTGCACGACCTGCACCGTGCCGTACGCCAGGCCAACGAGGACATGGCCAACACGCTGCGACGGCCGCCCACAGTGAGCGAACTGGCGGAGGAACTCGACGTCCGGGAGGAGGACATCCTCCAGGCGCAGGAGAGCGCCGGCGCCTACTCCGCGTTGTCGCTGGAGAGCCCTGTGGACAGCGGTGAGCCCGACGCCGACACGCTGGGCGACCTGATCGGCCACGACGACAGCAACGTGGAGTACATCGAGAACCGCGAGGCCGTCCGCCGGGTGATTCCGCACGTGCCGGAGCGGGAACGTCGCATCCTGTACCTCACTTACTTCCGCGAGCGGACGCAGGCCCAGATCGCCGCCGAGTTCGGCATCTCGCAGATGCAGGTCTCCCGGCTGCTGGCGACCACGTTGTCCAACATCCGGTCCGCGGTGATCGAGGACAAGGGCGTTCCGACCAACTGGCCGACACCGCGCCAGAAGGCGAGCTGA
- a CDS encoding thiamine pyrophosphate-requiring protein, with protein MAEPVANHVLARLRDWGVEQVFAYPGDGINGLVAAFGESDNQPRFVQSRHEEMSAFEAVGYAKFSGQVGVCMATSGPGAIHLLNGLYDAKLDHVPVVAIVGQTARSAMGGSYQQEVDLQSLFKDVASEYLVEVNVPEQLPNALDRAIRTAQVRRAPTALIIPADLQEEEYSPPEHVFKQVPSSPPADLRSLAVPPEEEIARAAEVLNAGSKVAILVGQGARNAAEEVRQVAELTGAGVAKALLGKDVLPDDLPYVTGSIGLLGTRPSYELMRDCDTLLIVGSSFPYTQFLPDFGQARAVQIDLDPGLIGMRYPTEVNLLGDARGTLAALLPRLTRKDDRSWRETIEKNVARWWDTVENQAMLEAKPVNPMRIVWELSQRIPENAIVTSDSGSAANWYARDLRIRGEIRGSLSGTLATMGPGVPYAIGAKFAHPDRPAVALVGDGAMQMNGMAELLTISRYYHLWSDPRCVICVFHNNDLNQVTWELRAMGGEPKFEESQVLPEVSYADFAAGIGLDAVTVDHPDQLGPAWERALNADRPAVLDVRCDPEVPPIPPHATWEQMKATAQSVLKGDPNAWHLMVQGAKTKAQELRRGR; from the coding sequence ATGGCCGAGCCAGTCGCCAACCACGTCCTTGCCCGGCTCCGCGACTGGGGTGTCGAACAGGTTTTCGCCTACCCGGGCGACGGCATCAACGGCCTGGTGGCGGCGTTCGGTGAGTCGGACAACCAACCTCGGTTCGTGCAGTCGCGACACGAGGAGATGTCGGCGTTCGAGGCCGTGGGCTACGCGAAGTTCAGCGGGCAGGTCGGGGTGTGCATGGCGACCAGTGGGCCGGGCGCCATCCACCTGCTGAACGGCCTGTACGACGCGAAGCTCGACCACGTGCCGGTCGTCGCGATCGTCGGGCAGACCGCCCGCAGCGCCATGGGTGGCAGCTACCAGCAGGAGGTCGACCTGCAGAGTCTGTTCAAGGACGTGGCCAGCGAGTACCTCGTCGAGGTCAACGTCCCGGAGCAGCTCCCCAACGCGCTCGACCGCGCGATCCGCACGGCGCAGGTACGCCGGGCGCCCACGGCGCTGATCATCCCCGCCGACCTGCAGGAGGAGGAGTACTCCCCGCCCGAGCACGTGTTCAAGCAGGTGCCGTCCAGTCCGCCCGCCGACCTGCGGTCGCTGGCGGTGCCGCCGGAGGAGGAGATCGCCCGCGCCGCAGAGGTGCTCAACGCCGGTAGCAAGGTGGCGATCCTGGTCGGCCAGGGCGCCCGGAACGCCGCCGAGGAAGTACGCCAGGTCGCCGAGCTCACCGGCGCCGGCGTGGCCAAGGCGCTGCTCGGCAAGGACGTTCTGCCCGACGACCTTCCGTACGTCACGGGCTCCATCGGACTGCTCGGGACCCGGCCGAGCTATGAGCTGATGCGCGACTGCGACACCTTGCTGATCGTCGGGTCGAGCTTCCCGTACACGCAGTTCCTGCCGGACTTCGGTCAGGCCCGCGCGGTGCAGATCGACCTCGACCCCGGCCTGATCGGGATGCGCTACCCGACCGAGGTCAACCTGCTCGGCGACGCCCGCGGCACGCTCGCGGCACTGCTGCCCCGGCTGACCCGCAAGGACGACCGGTCGTGGCGGGAGACCATCGAGAAGAACGTCGCCCGCTGGTGGGACACGGTCGAAAACCAGGCCATGCTGGAGGCCAAGCCGGTCAACCCGATGCGGATCGTGTGGGAGCTGTCCCAGCGGATCCCCGAGAACGCCATCGTGACGTCGGACTCCGGTTCCGCCGCGAACTGGTACGCCCGCGACCTGCGGATCCGCGGCGAGATCCGGGGTTCTCTGTCGGGCACCCTCGCCACCATGGGACCGGGCGTCCCGTACGCCATCGGTGCGAAGTTCGCCCACCCGGACCGGCCGGCGGTCGCCCTGGTCGGTGACGGCGCGATGCAGATGAACGGCATGGCGGAACTGCTCACGATCTCGCGCTACTACCACCTGTGGTCCGATCCGAGGTGCGTGATCTGCGTCTTCCACAACAACGACCTGAACCAGGTCACCTGGGAGCTGCGGGCGATGGGCGGTGAGCCGAAGTTCGAGGAGTCGCAGGTGCTGCCGGAGGTGTCGTACGCCGACTTCGCCGCCGGCATCGGCCTGGATGCCGTCACGGTGGACCATCCCGACCAGCTCGGCCCGGCCTGGGAGCGGGCGCTGAACGCCGACCGGCCGGCCGTACTCGACGTCCGCTGCGACCCGGAGGTGCCGCCGATCCCGCCGCATGCCACCTGGGAGCAGATGAAGGCGACCGCCCAGTCGGTGCTGAAGGGGGACCCGAACGCCTGGCATCTGATGGTGCAGGGCGCCAAGACCAAGGCGCAGGAGCTGCGCCGCGGGCGCTGA
- a CDS encoding Na+/H+ antiporter subunit E, whose amino-acid sequence MSRFAALWIWLFALWLLLTWTLTVEQWVVGALVAAVVAVAFAPLGAVIRPWRLGPRRLWQLGRLVATALCRTAVANARLAARIWSPHPRPRSGMLVVPTNARSVAEFTTVGVLTSLIVDNQLVDVHRDGHRLQYHAVWVSDEDPMRNRTRINAPVEDLVIGEDLIARESR is encoded by the coding sequence ATGAGCCGCTTCGCCGCGTTGTGGATCTGGCTGTTCGCCCTGTGGCTGCTGCTCACCTGGACCCTCACCGTCGAGCAGTGGGTGGTCGGTGCGCTGGTGGCCGCGGTGGTGGCGGTCGCGTTCGCGCCCCTCGGGGCGGTGATCCGTCCCTGGCGGCTCGGGCCGCGCAGGTTGTGGCAGCTGGGCAGGCTGGTGGCCACGGCGCTGTGCCGAACCGCCGTGGCCAACGCCCGGCTCGCCGCCCGGATCTGGTCGCCGCACCCCAGACCCCGGTCGGGGATGCTGGTGGTGCCGACCAACGCACGCAGCGTCGCGGAGTTCACCACGGTCGGGGTGCTGACCTCGCTCATCGTCGACAACCAGCTCGTCGACGTACACCGGGACGGCCACCGGCTGCAGTACCACGCGGTGTGGGTGAGCGACGAGGACCCGATGCGCAACCGCACCCGGATCAACGCGCCCGTGGAGGATCTCGTCATCGGGGAAGACCTCATCGCCCGGGAGTCGCGGTGA
- a CDS encoding monovalent cation/H+ antiporter complex subunit F produces MTEIFWLAAVAETVLAVPLLARLGRGPTIADRIVAVNTVATQATLAVVFTAAATQRPIYLDVALWLAAFSYLGTIVWARYLERGLL; encoded by the coding sequence GTGACCGAGATCTTCTGGCTGGCTGCCGTCGCCGAGACCGTCCTCGCCGTTCCGTTGCTCGCCCGGCTCGGGCGCGGCCCGACCATCGCCGACCGGATCGTGGCGGTGAACACCGTGGCCACCCAGGCGACGTTGGCCGTGGTGTTCACCGCGGCGGCCACCCAGCGGCCGATCTATCTCGACGTCGCGTTGTGGCTTGCCGCCTTCAGCTACCTGGGCACGATCGTGTGGGCGCGCTATCTCGAACGAGGCCTGCTGTGA
- the mnhG gene encoding monovalent cation/H(+) antiporter subunit G, with product MIRTVIVAALIVAGLFFSLSGVTGILRMPDVYTRIQCSTKNITMGALPALVALVVGMGALTTYGSRALLVAGLLLLINPIASHALVRAAYKSGAPMWGGAVVDQVRDPAFGRGEGRGDGCGDGRGEGRGDGGDRR from the coding sequence GTGATCCGGACGGTGATCGTGGCCGCCCTGATCGTGGCCGGGCTGTTCTTCTCCCTTTCCGGGGTCACCGGAATCCTCCGGATGCCCGACGTCTACACCCGCATCCAGTGCTCGACGAAGAACATCACGATGGGCGCGTTGCCGGCCCTGGTGGCGCTGGTGGTCGGGATGGGCGCGCTCACCACGTACGGCAGCCGCGCCCTGCTGGTCGCCGGCCTGCTGCTGCTGATCAACCCGATCGCCTCGCACGCCCTCGTTCGCGCCGCGTACAAGAGCGGTGCGCCGATGTGGGGCGGCGCCGTCGTCGACCAGGTGCGGGACCCGGCCTTCGGTCGCGGTGAGGGCCGCGGCGACGGTTGTGGAGACGGTCGTGGAGAGGGCCGTGGCGACGGGGGAGACCGCCGGTGA
- a CDS encoding Na(+)/H(+) antiporter subunit B, whose protein sequence is MFWVLDFTCLAVILGAAVMVVFLRTLTGAVVALSTVGTVLTLLFVVLGAPDVAHAEVAVGAIALPVLFLVAIGKVRTVVEPDQVGEPPVDYPPDPNRTDATGRSEGTGRAGGPERSGG, encoded by the coding sequence ATGTTCTGGGTGCTCGACTTCACCTGCCTGGCGGTGATTCTCGGCGCCGCGGTCATGGTGGTCTTCCTGCGCACCCTCACCGGCGCCGTGGTGGCGCTGTCGACGGTGGGCACCGTGCTCACCTTGCTGTTCGTCGTCCTCGGTGCCCCGGACGTCGCCCACGCCGAGGTCGCGGTGGGCGCGATCGCGCTGCCCGTGCTCTTCCTCGTGGCCATCGGGAAGGTCCGGACGGTGGTGGAACCCGACCAGGTGGGCGAACCTCCCGTCGACTACCCGCCCGACCCCAACCGCACCGACGCGACCGGGCGTTCGGAGGGGACGGGGCGCGCCGGTGGGCCCGAGAGGTCCGGCGGATGA
- a CDS encoding MnhB domain-containing protein, whose protein sequence is MSAERRSVSEATHRPVVGAVLSLGCLGVLVVALLGLPDDRAPLPAVARHALEMSLPVWHSTEPVNVVVYGVRGFDTFGETFLLLAAVVGVVLLARTREPRAGFVGEEAAAGPEQQQEDPGAEKRPGESGDAQGEGEEDTARAAERAEQKGEEESRAPATPDDEPLGTPAPEPAQGMSVVVRGGIRTAAPVLAVMGTYLVAWGYSPGGGFPGGAVLLGVVLLVYAALGYGAISRVIRPGLLEPLELAGALAICALGLVGLAVAGAFWANWLPLAPAQTIRSGGIVQAFSVAELVEVSTGLTLAVFGLLGMRHDWAPDPGNGNGDGDDGDDRAGRGGNGNDAGGSR, encoded by the coding sequence ATGAGCGCCGAGCGGCGGTCGGTCTCGGAGGCGACGCACCGTCCGGTGGTCGGAGCGGTGCTGTCGCTGGGCTGCCTCGGGGTGCTGGTGGTAGCGCTGCTGGGACTACCTGATGACCGGGCCCCGTTGCCTGCCGTCGCCCGGCACGCTCTGGAGATGTCGCTGCCGGTATGGCACTCGACCGAACCCGTCAACGTCGTGGTGTACGGCGTTCGCGGGTTCGACACCTTCGGTGAGACGTTCCTGTTGCTGGCGGCCGTGGTGGGAGTGGTGCTGCTCGCCCGCACCAGGGAACCCCGCGCCGGCTTCGTCGGGGAGGAGGCGGCCGCCGGGCCCGAACAACAGCAGGAGGACCCGGGCGCGGAGAAGCGGCCCGGCGAGTCCGGCGATGCCCAGGGCGAAGGCGAGGAGGACACCGCCCGGGCCGCGGAACGAGCCGAGCAGAAGGGCGAGGAGGAGAGCCGGGCGCCGGCCACCCCGGACGACGAGCCGCTCGGGACCCCCGCACCCGAACCCGCACAGGGCATGTCGGTGGTGGTCCGCGGCGGCATCCGTACCGCGGCGCCCGTGCTCGCGGTCATGGGGACGTACCTCGTCGCCTGGGGATACTCGCCAGGCGGAGGTTTCCCCGGCGGGGCCGTTCTGCTCGGCGTCGTCCTGCTCGTCTACGCCGCACTCGGCTACGGCGCGATCAGCCGCGTGATCCGGCCCGGACTGCTGGAGCCCCTCGAACTCGCCGGTGCGCTGGCCATCTGTGCCCTCGGCCTGGTCGGCCTGGCCGTCGCCGGTGCGTTCTGGGCGAACTGGCTGCCGCTCGCCCCCGCGCAGACGATCCGCTCGGGCGGCATCGTGCAGGCGTTCTCGGTGGCGGAGCTCGTGGAGGTGTCGACCGGCCTCACCCTCGCGGTGTTCGGGCTGCTCGGCATGCGCCACGACTGGGCGCCGGACCCCGGCAACGGCAACGGCGACGGCGATGACGGCGACGACCGCGCCGGGCGCGGCGGTAACGGCAACGACGCCGGGGGCAGCCGGTGA
- a CDS encoding sodium:proton antiporter gives MIHVNYVAAAVLFCIGLYAVLTRRNLLRMVMGLSLMESSTYLLLVSMAYRRGSTAPVLLDPPPGRTPSELAAGNVADPVLQNFCITAVVIGVAVTAVFLAVMVRIAQHHRTVDADDIRAMRG, from the coding sequence GTGATCCACGTCAACTACGTCGCCGCGGCGGTGCTGTTCTGCATCGGCCTGTACGCCGTCCTCACCCGGCGCAACCTGCTGCGGATGGTGATGGGCCTGTCCCTGATGGAGTCCTCCACCTATCTGCTGCTGGTGTCGATGGCCTACCGTCGGGGCTCGACCGCGCCGGTCCTGCTCGACCCGCCGCCGGGTAGGACGCCGAGCGAACTCGCGGCCGGCAACGTCGCCGACCCCGTGCTGCAGAACTTCTGCATCACCGCGGTCGTCATCGGGGTCGCCGTCACAGCGGTCTTCCTGGCGGTGATGGTCCGGATCGCCCAGCACCACCGCACCGTGGACGCCGACGACATCCGGGCGATGCGCGGATGA
- a CDS encoding complex I subunit 5 family protein — protein MSTMSTMSTATLEPLLPLPAVVLIVGATVCPLLGRVSSRAPVIVAVLACGTAGGILALFAPAVYSGRLLVTYLGGWTPEHGAALGIAFAADPFGLSYALAVAVVSLVLTVFTLSMLGRLGRRELGGYACLFLLLAAALVGIALTADAFNMFVWLEVAALASYALTGFFLERPTALEAAFKILVLTTIGTFCVFVGTGVLYAEYGALNLGQLHGALGPGVGVVGLVALGLLVAGYGTKAGLIPFHGWLADAHTAAPGPVSALFSGLMVSLGVVGIARFAFLVYGRPPPVLGVLMVVGVVSAVVGALLSLGQDDLKRLLAYDTVSQIGVVTVGLAIGTRVGVAGGTYQLLNHTLFKTLLFLCAGTVLHVTGKERLSELGGLARQMPLVAAAFLVGVLAISGIPPLNGYVSLGLIHEGLEETHQYVPLAALLVSQTVTVAALGRAAWRVFFGPARGPAPAGQSARPGMVAGFVALAALCVAFGAVPTLLLDRVLSPAADSLLDAGDYGRSVLAGGGHVSLGPAISFDYLAPKSLLVALGTAAVGVLLTWRYAGERVPSSVAPLRRLHTGSVNDYASFLVAGLLLVCGGLLVGRLR, from the coding sequence ATGAGCACGATGAGCACGATGAGCACGGCCACGCTGGAACCGCTGCTGCCGTTGCCCGCGGTCGTACTCATCGTCGGCGCGACGGTGTGCCCGCTGCTGGGAAGGGTCTCCTCCCGCGCGCCCGTGATCGTCGCGGTGCTGGCCTGCGGCACCGCCGGCGGGATCCTTGCGCTGTTCGCGCCCGCGGTCTACTCCGGCCGGCTCTTGGTGACCTACCTCGGCGGCTGGACCCCCGAGCACGGGGCCGCGCTCGGCATCGCCTTCGCCGCCGACCCGTTCGGGCTGAGTTACGCCCTCGCGGTCGCCGTCGTGAGCCTGGTGCTGACCGTGTTCACGTTGTCGATGCTCGGCCGGCTCGGGCGTCGTGAGCTCGGCGGCTACGCCTGTCTGTTCCTGCTGCTGGCCGCCGCCCTGGTGGGGATCGCGCTGACCGCCGACGCGTTCAACATGTTCGTGTGGCTCGAGGTCGCGGCCCTGGCGAGCTACGCGCTGACCGGCTTCTTCCTGGAACGCCCGACCGCGCTGGAGGCGGCGTTCAAGATCCTCGTACTGACCACGATCGGGACGTTCTGCGTCTTCGTCGGCACCGGCGTGCTATACGCGGAGTACGGCGCGCTCAACCTCGGTCAGCTGCACGGGGCGCTCGGGCCGGGCGTGGGGGTGGTCGGGCTGGTCGCGCTGGGCCTGCTCGTCGCCGGCTACGGAACCAAGGCGGGGCTGATCCCCTTCCACGGCTGGCTGGCCGACGCGCACACCGCCGCACCGGGCCCGGTGTCGGCGTTGTTCTCCGGCCTGATGGTGAGCCTCGGCGTGGTCGGGATCGCCAGGTTCGCCTTCCTGGTCTACGGCCGGCCACCACCGGTGCTCGGCGTGCTGATGGTGGTGGGTGTCGTCTCGGCGGTGGTGGGTGCGCTGCTGAGCCTTGGGCAGGACGACCTCAAACGGCTGCTGGCGTACGACACGGTGTCCCAGATCGGCGTGGTGACGGTGGGTCTGGCGATCGGGACCAGGGTCGGGGTGGCCGGCGGGACGTACCAGCTGCTCAACCACACGTTGTTCAAGACCCTGCTGTTCCTCTGCGCGGGAACGGTCCTGCACGTCACCGGGAAGGAACGCCTGTCCGAGCTCGGCGGGCTGGCCCGGCAGATGCCTTTGGTGGCGGCGGCGTTCCTGGTCGGCGTACTTGCCATCTCCGGCATACCGCCGCTGAACGGCTACGTGTCGCTGGGGCTGATCCACGAGGGGCTGGAGGAGACCCATCAGTACGTCCCGCTGGCGGCCCTCCTGGTCAGTCAGACGGTCACCGTGGCGGCACTGGGCCGGGCCGCGTGGCGGGTGTTCTTCGGCCCGGCCCGGGGCCCGGCTCCGGCAGGGCAGTCGGCGCGGCCGGGGATGGTGGCCGGGTTCGTCGCCCTGGCGGCCTTGTGCGTGGCCTTCGGTGCGGTGCCGACGTTGCTGCTGGACCGGGTGCTCAGCCCGGCCGCGGACTCGCTGCTGGACGCGGGGGACTACGGCCGGTCCGTGCTGGCCGGTGGGGGGCACGTGTCCCTCGGCCCGGCCATTTCGTTCGACTACCTCGCCCCGAAGTCCTTGCTGGTCGCGCTCGGCACGGCGGCCGTCGGTGTGCTGCTGACGTGGCGGTACGCCGGTGAGCGGGTGCCAAGTTCGGTGGCGCCGCTGCGCAGGCTGCACACCGGGTCGGTGAACGACTACGCGAGCTTCCTCGTGGCGGGTCTGCTGCTGGTGTGCGGAGGTCTGCTGGTCGGGCGGCTCCGGTAG
- a CDS encoding Fpg/Nei family DNA glycosylase, which translates to MPELPDVEGFRRVLCDHAVGARVEGVDVVDEGVLREVSGRAFRRAVTGATLTEPRRHGKWLVMPLGTRGRGEHRPDDPSVVFHFGMTGGLSWTPAERAGREPRHRHDRVVVRTPGGELRFRDMRKLQGIRLPTDDHAVDVLLSGLGPDAATVTAGEFRKQIRPLRRQLKPALMDQTVLAGLGNLLVDETLWRAGIRPDRPTAGLDDATVNRVHARMRTVVRHSIRHGRVPGHPSWLTGHRDRGQDQTCPRCGTPLRRGRVGGRTTVWCPHCQPG; encoded by the coding sequence ATGCCCGAACTCCCTGACGTGGAAGGGTTCCGGCGGGTTCTGTGCGACCACGCGGTCGGCGCCCGCGTCGAGGGCGTGGACGTGGTCGACGAGGGAGTGCTGCGCGAGGTGAGCGGTCGTGCGTTCCGGCGCGCGGTCACCGGCGCGACCCTCACCGAACCCCGTCGGCACGGCAAGTGGCTGGTGATGCCGCTCGGTACGCGAGGGCGTGGCGAACACCGCCCCGACGACCCGAGCGTGGTCTTCCACTTCGGTATGACCGGCGGGTTGTCGTGGACGCCGGCGGAGCGAGCGGGGAGGGAGCCTCGGCACCGGCACGACCGGGTGGTCGTCCGTACGCCCGGGGGCGAGCTCCGCTTCCGCGACATGCGCAAGTTGCAGGGAATCAGGCTGCCCACCGACGACCATGCCGTCGACGTTCTGCTGAGCGGGCTCGGGCCCGACGCGGCGACGGTGACGGCTGGGGAGTTCCGCAAGCAGATAAGGCCGTTACGGCGTCAGCTCAAGCCCGCCCTGATGGACCAGACCGTGCTCGCCGGGCTGGGCAACCTGCTGGTGGACGAGACCCTGTGGCGTGCCGGGATCCGTCCCGACCGGCCGACCGCCGGACTCGACGACGCCACCGTGAACCGCGTCCACGCCCGGATGCGCACCGTCGTACGGCACAGCATCCGGCACGGGCGGGTGCCGGGGCATCCATCCTGGCTGACCGGGCACCGCGACCGGGGGCAGGACCAGACCTGCCCTCGGTGCGGCACCCCGCTTCGGCGTGGCCGGGTCGGCGGGCGTACGACCGTGTGGTGCCCGCACTGCCAGCCCGGCTGA
- a CDS encoding hemerythrin domain-containing protein, translating to MGDTPIPMPGDAARGGAQDLVDVLVEDHREVEELFRELESGKGDAERRRQVADVMIAELVRHSVAEEQYLYPTARGVLPDGDELADHETHEHAEAEKLMKRLEGVDPRDAEFDRLVGQLIDDVRHHIEEEEGVLFPKLRQACPQHELVDLARRIAAAKDAAPTRPHPSSPSNPPWNQLLDPGTGLVDKMRDALSRRSTTPDDL from the coding sequence ATGGGTGACACACCGATTCCGATGCCCGGAGACGCTGCCAGAGGCGGCGCACAGGACCTCGTGGACGTCCTGGTCGAGGACCACCGCGAGGTCGAGGAACTCTTCCGCGAACTCGAGTCGGGCAAGGGCGACGCCGAACGCCGCCGGCAGGTCGCGGACGTGATGATCGCGGAGCTCGTCCGGCACTCCGTGGCCGAGGAGCAGTATCTCTACCCCACGGCGCGCGGTGTCCTGCCCGACGGCGACGAGCTCGCCGACCACGAGACGCATGAGCACGCCGAGGCCGAGAAGCTGATGAAGCGCCTGGAGGGCGTGGACCCGCGGGACGCGGAGTTCGACCGGCTGGTCGGTCAGCTGATCGACGACGTGCGCCACCACATCGAGGAGGAGGAGGGAGTGCTCTTCCCGAAGCTGCGGCAGGCGTGCCCGCAGCACGAGCTGGTCGATCTGGCCCGCCGGATCGCCGCGGCCAAGGACGCCGCGCCCACCCGGCCGCACCCGTCCTCGCCGAGCAACCCACCGTGGAACCAGCTGCTCGACCCCGGCACGGGCCTGGTGGACAAGATGCGCGACGCGCTGTCCCGGCGTTCCACCACGCCGGACGACCTCTGA